Sequence from the Rutidosis leptorrhynchoides isolate AG116_Rl617_1_P2 chromosome 3, CSIRO_AGI_Rlap_v1, whole genome shotgun sequence genome:
ATAATACGACACAAACTCATTCCTACATAAATAGATTAAAAAATTGCCACCTCTTGTAAAGTGTTATGTTGAATGTTGATAGTTGTGCAAGGAAAGCATACAAAAAAATGGCACATTTCTATTCCATTACTCACTTAAACCAAGCATGCCCTTATATCTGTTTGTAGTAGATACTAGATATCATGTGTTTCATAaaataaacataaatgataacataTCAAGTTAACGTATATAATATAAACGATATTGGCAACATGGCAGCTATATTGTGAAATTTGTAAAGAAGTGTACATACCATCTGTTTTAAGTTGCATCCAAGACTGAGCTCTGCAAAAGATCTTTCCACTCGAGAAAGATAACAATACGGCTGCTCTTTATCCAGAAAAACATTAGCATTAGATTTCATCATGTTTTTAATTTCTTCTGATATTTGTGGGATCTTATCGAAGTCATCAATCCGCACTGGAACTTTGACTACCATTGCACGCCATCCAGCACGTGATTTATTTACAATTGCCTATAAATTAAACATTCAAAGATCACATTATGACAAGATTTGCAGGCTCAAAGGATTATAAACAAAATAAGTATGTTGTAAAGGAGATCTTTCAAGTACACAAAATCTGAATACTACTGAAGATAACAACGTTGCCATATGGTTCATAACACATATCTCTGTCAACAACATTGATATATATGATACAAACAATTAGAACTGAAGGAATAAATGCCCACCTGACTAGAAAACAACGAATTTGGCACTACGATAGGGAACTTTTCGGCACTAAGTAATGTGGTAGTTGTGAGTCCCATCTCTATAACTTGACCTTCCATAGATCCAGCCTGCGAGGAAAAAGTAGCGCAAATTAAGAAAAATCCCCAAATTATCCTAATTTTAAACTATTTGCTAGTTCAACTTAATACGTTATATTAAGTTATTTAAAATTTAAATAGTGAACATTGTAGATTTCTTGACGTTACACATACTATGGCCTAAATGCCTGAGATCTTTTCTTCTTCGCATACTATATATACAAGACTAATAAAGAAAGATAACAAAAAATCATATAATACTTGAAATATATGATAACAACTGAAGAACCCAAAAGTTATAATTCAAGACACAAGAAAAACAATTTATAAAATATGTATATCAGATGAGTTTCTAAAAGGTTCGGATTTGATGTTATATTTGCCACTCTCCAAAAGCCACTTCCAACGTGGAAAAGGCAATAATTAGTTTAAAGGATCTCTGATATTCCTATATTCACTCTCCACCATCTCCCTCCATATGTTACGCAGATTCTTATAGATTGCCCTTTAAATTACTCTTTAATTGTGTTCTTGCTAAAATGATGTTTATTTACAACAAAAATAATTTTTTAATGCAACTATCATTGTTAGAAGCATTTTTAAATTCCTTTTAAGTTATCAATGATCAGAGTAAGTGCTACCTTACCAACAAAAAAAAGTTCGTGGACAATTATTACGTACTTACGGGAAAACTAAAGAATGCATAGTTGCTTTTGTAAATCTACTCAATTGGGGACAAATGAAAACCAATACTTGCAACCCCAATATACAAATTACAAAAACGACTATATAAAATACATcagtgaacaagtgcagtgttttttTGTAGTCGGAGAAAAGAGCCATGCTTTAGCctcatatataacataacaaaagctgGGAGTAAAACTTATATACATACTTTTATGGTATCTCCAATTGAAAAGGGTTGTGAAACTTGCACAGATAACCCACTCAAAACATTGCCAAGGATATCTCTCGCAGCAAAAGCAGTTGCAACTCCTAGATTGATGAAATAATAATCATTAGATTACATATTTCCTAAAATCTTTCAGCAAGATATATGAATCTGTACATTAAGAAAAAAAAAAATGCTTCTTCTAACCAATATAATGAACTATCTTTGCATACGTGAAATCTCATTTAAAACAACTGTTAAACTTTATAGATAATAATGATAACTGCTTTAAGCAATCTATAAGTTGAACAGCCTATGGTAAAAATTTAAAAAGATTACATGAAAAGTTACCTCCAATCCCTCCAACAGTTAAAAGAGATTGCACAGGTACTCCACAGGCTTCAGCTAGAGCCATACCACCAACAGCAAACAAACCAACAGAAGAAAATTTGTCCACAGTTAACAACTTATTACGGTCAACGCCCATAAGAGACTTTGTAACCAAAGCACGTGTGATTACATTTGTTTTCCATCTATGAAAAAACCACACAACTGAAAGTATCGTAGCAGCTCTCCAAGCAGGAGCAATGAACTGTAATGCAAACGTTGTTGGAGCTACCATCACCCCTCTACAGATAATAAACAAAAACTTAAAAATggaatttattaaatataaaataactagTATAAAGTTAAAACTAATCTAATTACATctaagaaataaaaaagaaaaaaacttACATTTGTGAAAATGCCATAAAGGTTATTAGATATTTAACAGGAACCTCTAAAGCACCCCAAAAGCTTTTCTCGTAAGGTACCGCCTGCCACAATGAACCTACTGGTATGAATGTACCAGGCCCTTCAGTCGAGTATTTATGCAATCGTCTAAAAATCCTTGGCAAAATAGCCCAGGCTGCAATAGTTCCCGTTATCGTTCCACCAACCGGAACGATAACATCCTGAAGATACGGATAAGTATCAAGTAACTTTTCTACATGAGGAGTCACTTCATTAAAAGCTTCTTTCGCCTTGTCCCCAGTTTCAGATGCAACATTCACACTTGAATTCCAAAATTCTGTCACCTTATGAAGCAAACCACTCCCATCAGATCCATGACTACCAGCAGGCGTTGAATACGATCGATGATTTAACAAATGTGTTGCTCCTAGAAGAGGGTAAGTAGTCTTCTTAAGGTGCAGGTTTGAAAGTCTAGATGGATTCATAGCCACATTGCTACTTCTACTACTTCGATCAGTCGAATAATCGCGCCCAATGATAGTTACACATGGTCTCGCAATAGCGTCAGCTTGGTACACATGTCCGTTTGGTTTCAGACAAGTGTTATACATCCTACGTGACGATTTAGTCATCAAAAACCTAATTCCAGTCATAGTTTATGCATCCAACTGAAACCCTAACTTATATGAACGATTCCTAAACCCTAAATCAATCAATAACAGAACAAAAAACAATTGATTATCAGATAAACATCAGAATGGTGAAACTTAAACGAAATCACAATTATAATATCAAATTACAGTTACATTTGTACGAAATAGAATACAAAATTAACTTATAAGTAAGCTAGTATAATGACTTTCTAAGCAAGTCAGATTAGTTTGCTGCAGAAAAGTCAGGTTTATAATTTGTTAATGAAACACGAAAGTATAGCATGGATAGAAGAAAAACAAGAAGAAGAATAAGATATAGTGACCTATATTTCGGTGGATTCACGGCTGCAAGATAAGCATACGACGGCGCAAATGGTGGTGCCGGTTGTAAACATTTATAGATATTCTGGAGTTTGTATATGCTATAATCGCAAAGGTTTAGTTTATTACTGATTTACTCGCAACACGGACTTGTTAATTAATCTTTAATCATTAATTtcattaataatcataattgttAATTACGtgtattttatattaaaaatattatattaatattatttaaaatttaaaaatgaaatatttattatttattattatttttaaattagaACAGAAATTATATTATATACGAGTAACATTCAATACATGATTTATCTTAAAAAATATTAACTTCACAAAATTTATTTAAATTTCAAAAAAATGACTATCATAGATGATTGTTATTCGTGACATTATGGCATGAAAATTGAGAGTTTTATAAAATTGTTTTGTGTTTGACTTCACTTTAATCGGTTTAGTATTCCATTTAATTTTTAACCTTATATTTTCAATAACCTTAAAGGTTGTACTTAAAATAATGATTTGCATTGAATAATGTTATATAATGTTAGTAATGTAGTTATCAATATTGATTATtagtaaaatataaattaaaaatgtaTTTTCTAATATATTAAGTGTAGCTATTAGACAATTAGAGCTATTATTATACTAACAAATATTTTCCAGAACATGACAAATTCATTTGGAAATGAAAAATGGCTAAAGTTCATGATATTATAAGTTGAAAATTTAACTTAAAATCGGAATTGAAAGTCTTAATTATCAGTTTTTAAATTATTTTAGTTTAAAGTTATTACGTCTCAATTTTCTTTTCTTTTGTGATTTGTGTTAAACTGAGTATTGTATTATTTGTGATGCTTACAAACGTGAATCGCTTCAATATAAATAGCCAAGACTAACATAAAACCTAACGGACTATAGACACAAATGGGTCCTTATAGAACAAGGACCAATGATAAATAATGATAAAATGTGTTCTAGACTATATCGGTCTAATAGCCCCCCGCAGTTGTAGCGGGAGCAGGGCGGACACTCAAACTGAACCTAAACTCATCAAAAAGAGCCGAGGGAAGGCCTTTGGTGAAGATATCCGCAAACTGGTAGCGAGAGGGAACATGCAACACACGAACATGGCCTTTCAGAACAAGATCCCGAacaaaatgaatatcaatttcaatatgcttggttcgCTGATGTTGAACCGGATTTCCAGACATATAAACCGCACTAACGTTATCACAGTAGACGAGGGTAGCTGATGATAGCGGACAATGTAGCTCCCGAAGTAAGTTGCGAATCCAGCAAGTCTCAGCAACGCCTCGATATTCTGCTTCGGCACTGGAACGGGACGGAGTGTGCTGCCGCTTAGAGGACCAGGAGAGGAGATTATTTCCCAAAAACACACAATATCCAGATGTGGATCGGCGATTGGTGGGGCATCCTGCCCAATCTGCGTCGGAGTATGCCACCAAGGAGGTGGTGGAAGAGGCGAATAACTGAAGACCGAGATCCATGGTTCCTTGAATATAACGGATAATCCGTTGAAGAGCGGCCATATGAGGCTCCCGAGGATCGTGCATGAACAAACATATCTGCTGCACAGCATAAGAAATATCTGGTCGAGTGAAGGTGAGGTACTGAAGAGCACCTGCAAGACTACGATACAATGTAGGATCCTTAACCGGAGGACCACTCATAGTTAGTTTGGTGCTAGTGTCAATCGGTGTCCTACTAGAGTTACAACCAACCATGTCCGCACGCTCGATGATCTCAGAGGCATACTTCTGTTGTGATAGAAACATCCCAGAAGAAGTGCGAGTAACAGAAATACCCAAGAAGTAGTTGAGCGGTCCAAGATCTGTCATCGAGAACTCCTGATGCAAGGAGCGGATGACCCGCTGAAGAAACTCTGTAGAAGATGCAGTCAAAAGGATGTCGTCTACGTACAATAATAAATAAGCGGTATCCTTTCCCTGTTTATAGATGAACAAGGAGGTGTCACATCTGCTGTGCTGGAAACCAACACGCTGAGCATATCCAGCAAATCGATGAAAGCAGGCACGTGGTGCCTGTTTTAGACCATAAAGGGACTTTTGCAAAAGACATACATGATCCGGGTGAGCAGGATCACGAAAACCTGGAGGCTGATGCATGTAGACTGTCTCAGATAAGTGACCATGAAAAAATGAATTCTTGACATCTAACTGATGAACGGGCCAGTCTCGAGAAGCAGCAAGACTGAGAACAGTCCTGATAGTAGCTGGTTTAACAACCGGACTGAAAGTCTCATCGCAATCTATACCAACCTGTTGGCTGCGACAGTTAGCAACGagtcgagccttatacctgctCAGTGAACCgtctgcattaaacttgtgcttaaacaACCACATGGATCGAACTATGTTCATGTCCGATGGCCGAGGCACAAGGGTCCAAGTACCatttttaattaaagcattatactCTTCGGTCATAGCGTTTTGCCAATTAGGGTCGTTATGAGCTTAAGAGTAGTTTTTGAGAACCGGAGTGGGAGAAGAAACAAGAAGATTTAAACGCTGAACGGGTTTGGTGGTACCGAGACGGTGGCGGGTGACCATGGGGTGAGTGGAAGTGGTGTTTTGTGGTTGAGGTACAAGTTGGGGAGGTTCTGGTATGGGGGGTGAATTTTCAGGTGTAGGTGTAGGTGTAGGTGTTGGAATATGGGCTGGGGGAGAGGGAGCTGATGGTTCGGGGGATGGTATGTCAGGGAAGTTACGAGAGTAGAGGTTGGGTGGTGGGTCTAGGAACTCATATGATGGTGGTGCCGAATTAGTGGTGGAAccgtatgaaaggacccgtcctaatccatccggacaaagtccatatcgattataaacgattcacaacagttgattacattgcgaggtacttgacctctatatgatacattttacaaacattgcattcgtttttgaaaagacaatctttcattacatcgaaagttgacggcatgcataccttttcataatatatctatctataactgacttaataataatcttgatgaactcaacgacttgaatgcaacgtcttttgaaatatgtcatgaatgactccaagtaatatctctaaaatgagcaaatgcacagcggaagatttctttcatacctgagaataaacatgctttaaagtgtcaaccaaaaggttggtgagttcattagtttaacataaataatcatttccatcattttaatagaccacaagattttcatttctcataaacatacgtcccatgcatagagacaaaatatcattcatatggattgaacacctggtaaccgacattcacaatatgtatataagaatatccccatcattccgggatcctccttcggacatgatataaatttcgaagtactaaagcatccggtactttggatggggcttgttgggcccgatagatctatctttagagttcgcgtcaattagggtgtccgttccctaattcttagattaccagacttaatagaaaggggcatattcgatttcgataattcaaccatagaatgtagtttcacgtacttgtgtctattttgtaaaacagttataaaaacagtgcatgtattctcagtcccaaaaatatatataaaaagggagtaatgaaaactcacagtactgtattttgtagtaaaaatacatataacgacattgaacaatgcagggttggcctcggattcacgaacctatatcatttgtatatatattaaaatatataatcgtaatcgaacaagtttatatatattattaataataatatactggttatctcatatgttatatagataaatttaatatatttagtttatatattttacaaagttaatataacaatttattttagggttgaagcatgataaaatatatatttatctatataatgttaatatgtagctatatgagatattaatatcgttat
This genomic interval carries:
- the LOC139897280 gene encoding mechanosensitive ion channel protein 1, mitochondrial; protein product: MTGIRFLMTKSSRRMYNTCLKPNGHVYQADAIARPCVTIIGRDYSTDRSSRSSNVAMNPSRLSNLHLKKTTYPLLGATHLLNHRSYSTPAGSHGSDGSGLLHKVTEFWNSSVNVASETGDKAKEAFNEVTPHVEKLLDTYPYLQDVIVPVGGTITGTIAAWAILPRIFRRLHKYSTEGPGTFIPVGSLWQAVPYEKSFWGALEVPVKYLITFMAFSQIGVMVAPTTFALQFIAPAWRAATILSVVWFFHRWKTNVITRALVTKSLMGVDRNKLLTVDKFSSVGLFAVGGMALAEACGVPVQSLLTVGGIGGVATAFAARDILGNVLSGLSVQVSQPFSIGDTIKAGSMEGQVIEMGLTTTTLLSAEKFPIVVPNSLFSSQAIVNKSRAGWRAMVVKVPVRIDDFDKIPQISEEIKNMMKSNANVFLDKEQPYCYLSRVERSFAELSLGCNLKQMRKDMLYSAEQDLLLQSVGIIKKHGATLGRTLEG